One Myotis daubentonii chromosome 3, mMyoDau2.1, whole genome shotgun sequence genomic window carries:
- the LOC132230342 gene encoding HSPB1-associated protein 1-like isoform X2, which produces MDSTSTPCTSHMCSTPTDATSPKEEEHQARVEEAIARMLVCALKTAEDPHSTRAWLNPTEVEETSHEVNCRYLNRAVSAFFDHCRTSETVEIQTLRTNGEHMKKEEFNMHNNLMEVDQTGSQKLTLGTVGEQAACPFGPDLVPVLPSSEDPPSETGGMFKNDRKDFVGKAGEHFDKLHCTKKQRMMSGRENKIVEQVASNSTMAPSQTFISTDDLLDCLVNPQVTKIVA; this is translated from the exons ATGGACTCCACTTCCACTCCCTGTACCAGTCACATGTGCAGTACCCCAACAGATGCCACTTCTCCCAAG GAAGAGGAACACCAGGCTCGGGTAGAAGAGGCAATCGCCCGCATGCTTGTGTGCGCCCTGAAAACTGCGGAGGACCCACACAGTACCAGGGCTTGGTTAAACCCAACGGAG gTTGAGGAAACGTCCCATGAAGTCAATTGTCGCTACTTAAATAGAGCTGTTTCTGCCTTTTTTGATCATTGCAGAACATCTGAGACAGTAGAAATCCAAACACTCAGAACAAACGGAGAGCACATGAAAAAGGAAGAATTCAACATGCACAACAACCTCATGGAGGTAGATCAAACAGGTAGCCAGAAGTTAACCTTGGGAACAGTAGGAGAGCAGGCAGCATGTCCCTTTGGCCCTGATCTGGTTCCCGTGCTACCGAGTTCAGAAGATCCACCCTCAGAAACAGGAGGCATGTTTAAAAATGATCGTAAAGACTTTGTTGGCAAAGCTGGAGAGCACTTTGACAAATTGCACTGTACAAAGAAGCAACGAATGATGAGTGGACGTGAGAATAAAATTGTGGAACAGGTTGCTTCAAATAGTACTATGGCTCCTTCCCAAACTTTCATTTCTACAGATGACTTACTGGACTGCTTGGTGAATCCACAAGTAACCAAGATAGTGGCATAA
- the LOC132230342 gene encoding HSPB1-associated protein 1-like isoform X3 — protein sequence MLVCALKTAEDPHSTRAWLNPTEVEETSHEVNCRYLNRAVSAFFDHCRTSETVEIQTLRTNGEHMKKEEFNMHNNLMEVDQTGSQKLTLGTVGEQAACPFGPDLVPVLPSSEDPPSETGGMFKNDRKDFVGKAGEHFDKLHCTKKQRMMSGRENKIVEQVASNSTMAPSQTFISTDDLLDCLVNPQVTKIVA from the exons ATGCTTGTGTGCGCCCTGAAAACTGCGGAGGACCCACACAGTACCAGGGCTTGGTTAAACCCAACGGAG gTTGAGGAAACGTCCCATGAAGTCAATTGTCGCTACTTAAATAGAGCTGTTTCTGCCTTTTTTGATCATTGCAGAACATCTGAGACAGTAGAAATCCAAACACTCAGAACAAACGGAGAGCACATGAAAAAGGAAGAATTCAACATGCACAACAACCTCATGGAGGTAGATCAAACAGGTAGCCAGAAGTTAACCTTGGGAACAGTAGGAGAGCAGGCAGCATGTCCCTTTGGCCCTGATCTGGTTCCCGTGCTACCGAGTTCAGAAGATCCACCCTCAGAAACAGGAGGCATGTTTAAAAATGATCGTAAAGACTTTGTTGGCAAAGCTGGAGAGCACTTTGACAAATTGCACTGTACAAAGAAGCAACGAATGATGAGTGGACGTGAGAATAAAATTGTGGAACAGGTTGCTTCAAATAGTACTATGGCTCCTTCCCAAACTTTCATTTCTACAGATGACTTACTGGACTGCTTGGTGAATCCACAAGTAACCAAGATAGTGGCATAA
- the LOC132230342 gene encoding HSPB1-associated protein 1-like isoform X1, with product MRSTHIVEDNLHYLNSTDYKYQSHLENIFTATSLPVLDQTTGTIAESSSLIKITITYSNSMFNLLRNCQAIFQSSGTLYSPTSSEEEHQARVEEAIARMLVCALKTAEDPHSTRAWLNPTEVEETSHEVNCRYLNRAVSAFFDHCRTSETVEIQTLRTNGEHMKKEEFNMHNNLMEVDQTGSQKLTLGTVGEQAACPFGPDLVPVLPSSEDPPSETGGMFKNDRKDFVGKAGEHFDKLHCTKKQRMMSGRENKIVEQVASNSTMAPSQTFISTDDLLDCLVNPQVTKIVA from the exons atgaggtccACCCACATTGTTGAGGACAATCTTCATTATTTAAATTCAACTGATTATAAATATCAATCACATCTAGAAAATATCTTCACAGCAACATCTCTGCCAGTGCTTGACCAAACAACTGGCACCATAGCCGAATCAAGTTCACTTATAAAAATAACCATCACATACAGcaactctatgtttaaccttcTGAGGAACTGTCAGGCTATTTTCCAAAGCAGCGGCACCCtttacagtcccaccagcagt GAAGAGGAACACCAGGCTCGGGTAGAAGAGGCAATCGCCCGCATGCTTGTGTGCGCCCTGAAAACTGCGGAGGACCCACACAGTACCAGGGCTTGGTTAAACCCAACGGAG gTTGAGGAAACGTCCCATGAAGTCAATTGTCGCTACTTAAATAGAGCTGTTTCTGCCTTTTTTGATCATTGCAGAACATCTGAGACAGTAGAAATCCAAACACTCAGAACAAACGGAGAGCACATGAAAAAGGAAGAATTCAACATGCACAACAACCTCATGGAGGTAGATCAAACAGGTAGCCAGAAGTTAACCTTGGGAACAGTAGGAGAGCAGGCAGCATGTCCCTTTGGCCCTGATCTGGTTCCCGTGCTACCGAGTTCAGAAGATCCACCCTCAGAAACAGGAGGCATGTTTAAAAATGATCGTAAAGACTTTGTTGGCAAAGCTGGAGAGCACTTTGACAAATTGCACTGTACAAAGAAGCAACGAATGATGAGTGGACGTGAGAATAAAATTGTGGAACAGGTTGCTTCAAATAGTACTATGGCTCCTTCCCAAACTTTCATTTCTACAGATGACTTACTGGACTGCTTGGTGAATCCACAAGTAACCAAGATAGTGGCATAA